The Streptomyces sp. Je 1-332 genome has a window encoding:
- the murF gene encoding UDP-N-acetylmuramoyl-tripeptide--D-alanyl-D-alanine ligase: protein MIALSLAEIATVVGGQPHDIPDPSVQVTGPVVRDSREVEPGSLFVAFAGERVDGHDYASAVVEAGAAAVLASRPVGVPAIVVDDVQAALGALARHVVERLGATLVALTGSVGKTSSKDLLAQVLRSKAPTVFTPGSLNNEIGLPLTALSATDETRFLVLEMGARGIGHIRYLTGLTPPKIGLVLNVGTAHIGEFGGREQIAVAKGELVESLPADGTAVLNADDPLVRAMASRTKARVLLFGESADADVRAENVRLTDVGQPAFTLHTPSGCSDVTLRLYGEHHVSNALAAAAVAHELGMSADEIARALSEAGTLSRWRMEVTERPDGVTVVNDAYNANPESMRAALRALAAMAKGRRTWAVLGHMAELGDEGLAEHDAVGRLAVRLNVSKLVAVGGREASWLQLGAYNEGSWGEESVHVSDAQAAIDLLRSELRPGDVVLVKASRSVGLERVATALLDDSASPEGQVAGR, encoded by the coding sequence GTGATCGCCCTCTCCCTCGCCGAGATCGCCACTGTCGTCGGCGGGCAGCCGCACGACATACCGGATCCGTCCGTCCAGGTCACCGGACCGGTCGTCAGGGACTCCCGTGAAGTGGAGCCAGGCAGCCTCTTCGTCGCCTTCGCCGGCGAGCGCGTCGACGGCCACGACTACGCGTCCGCCGTGGTCGAGGCGGGCGCCGCCGCGGTCCTCGCCTCGCGCCCCGTCGGCGTGCCCGCCATCGTCGTCGACGACGTGCAGGCGGCGCTCGGCGCTCTCGCGCGGCACGTCGTGGAGCGCCTCGGCGCCACACTCGTGGCGCTCACCGGCTCCGTCGGCAAGACGAGCTCCAAGGACCTGCTCGCCCAGGTCCTGCGGAGCAAGGCGCCCACGGTCTTCACGCCCGGCTCGCTCAACAACGAGATCGGCCTGCCGCTCACCGCCCTCAGCGCCACCGACGAGACGCGGTTCCTCGTCCTGGAGATGGGCGCCCGCGGCATCGGCCACATCCGCTACCTCACCGGCCTCACCCCGCCGAAGATCGGCCTCGTGCTCAACGTCGGCACCGCCCACATCGGCGAGTTCGGCGGACGCGAGCAGATCGCAGTGGCGAAGGGTGAACTCGTCGAGAGCCTGCCCGCCGACGGCACCGCCGTGCTCAACGCCGACGACCCCCTCGTCCGCGCCATGGCTTCCCGCACGAAGGCGCGCGTCCTGCTCTTCGGAGAGTCCGCCGACGCCGACGTACGTGCCGAGAATGTCCGGCTCACAGACGTCGGACAGCCTGCCTTTACGCTGCACACACCCTCCGGGTGCAGCGACGTGACCTTGCGGCTGTACGGTGAGCACCACGTGTCGAACGCGCTTGCCGCGGCCGCCGTCGCCCATGAGCTGGGCATGTCCGCAGACGAGATCGCCCGCGCGCTCTCCGAGGCGGGCACGCTGTCCCGCTGGCGGATGGAGGTCACCGAGCGCCCGGACGGCGTGACGGTCGTCAACGACGCCTACAACGCGAACCCCGAGTCCATGCGAGCCGCCCTGCGCGCGCTCGCGGCCATGGCCAAGGGACGTCGTACGTGGGCGGTGCTCGGTCACATGGCCGAGCTCGGTGACGAGGGGCTCGCCGAACACGACGCGGTCGGACGGCTCGCTGTCCGGCTGAACGTGAGCAAGCTCGTGGCAGTCGGGGGCAGGGAAGCGTCCTGGCTCCAACTGGGCGCATACAACGAGGGTTCGTGGGGTGAGGAGTCGGTGCACGTGTCCGACGCACAGGCGGCGATCGACCTGCTGCGCAGCGAGCTGCGCCCGGGAGACGTCGTGCTGGTGAAGGCTTCCAGATCGGTCGGTCTCGAGCGGGTCGCCACGGCGCTGCTCGATGACTCCGCGTCTCCCGAGGGGCAGGTCGCCGGCCGATGA